The Candidatus Desulfatibia profunda genomic interval AAATCCGCTGCAAAAAACAACATCCAGATCAACCGCACCAAGACCGGTTATCAAACCATTCCCATCGTTAAAGACAAGACCATCTCCCCGGAGGAGTTTCTGGCAATGCCCAAAGACAAACGGGCCAAAATCGAGGAAAATATCCGCAGCGTTCAGCCTGAAATCGACGCCACGATCCGGGAAGTGAATAAGCTTCATCAAGCCATGAGTTCCAAGATCGAAAAACTGATGCAGGAGGTGACCCTGTTTGTGGTCAAAGGCCGCATTGACATCATCAAGGATGAATATAAGGGCTGCAAAGACATTCTGGCCTATCTGAACGACGTCCAGGCGGACATCCTGGAATACGTCAAGGATTTTATCGCTGCCCCCCCCGAAAAATCGCCGTTTGAAGGCCTGATGTTTCCGGCGGTCAAACCCTCTTTTCAGCGATATGACGTCAATGTGCTGGTCGAGCAGAAATCTTTAAAAGGGGCGCCCGTTATCTTTGAAACCAATCCGACGTATCACAACGTTTTCGGACAGATTGAAAAAAGAGCCCACATGGGAACCCTGACCACAGATTTTACCATGGTTCAGGCCGGGTCCCTCTTAACAGCCAACGGCGGCTATCTGATCATGGAGATCGAATCGATCCTCATGAACCCGTATGTGTGGGAAGCCTTAAAACGCGCCTTGCAGAACAAACTGCTTCACATTGAAGATGTTGCTTCCGGATTGGGGTTCGGCACCTCATCGCTGCGCCCGGAGCCCATCCCCCTGGATGTCAAGGTAATCCTGCTGGGCAGCTATTATCTTTTTGAACTGCTTCAAAACTATGATTCAAAGTTCAACAAAATTTTCAAGGTCAGGGCCGACTTTGATCACGAGGTCGAAAAAAGTGAGGATACGATTCAAAAATACAGTCAATTCATTGCGCGGGCCTGCAAGCAAGAAGGACTTCTGCCCTTAACCCCTAAAGGGGTTGCCGCCATTGTTGAATTCGGTGAAAAGTATGTTGCCAAGAAAAACAAGCTTTCCATCAGATTCGGGCCGATTATGGGTGTCTTAAAAGAGGCCGACTACTGGGCGCGAAAACACAAGGCCAGGCTGGTTTCCGACAAACACGTCATCAAAGCGTTTCAGGAATACCGATTCCGTTACAACCTTTATGAAGAAAAAATCCATGAATCTTACGTGGACAACACGATCATGATCGATGTCGAGGGGGAAGCGGTCGGTCAGGTAAATGCGCTTTCCGTTTATCAAATCGGCGACTTTTCGTTCGGACGCCCCAGCCGGATTACGGCCGAAACCTATATGGGAAAACAAGGTGTTATTAACATAGAACGGGAAGCAAAGTTGAGCGGGAAAACCCATGACAAAGGCGTTCTGATTCTCTCGGGTTATTTAGGGAGGACTTTTGCCCAAAACTATCCGCTCAGCCTGTCCATCAGCATAACCTTTG includes:
- a CDS encoding AAA family ATPase, translated to MVKKYELSAADLRCICDPKTFNFKNTSEIEPLSEVIGQQRAVHAIEFGLNMKSPGYNIFVTGIEGTGKSTIIQDIVNEHAADLQAPVDWCLINNFRDEYRPKAIAVPTGKATRFSKTMNKLIDDLKDELPKAFEHESYQEKQAKIQKEYSDRQRNILQKLEKSAAKNNIQINRTKTGYQTIPIVKDKTISPEEFLAMPKDKRAKIEENIRSVQPEIDATIREVNKLHQAMSSKIEKLMQEVTLFVVKGRIDIIKDEYKGCKDILAYLNDVQADILEYVKDFIAAPPEKSPFEGLMFPAVKPSFQRYDVNVLVEQKSLKGAPVIFETNPTYHNVFGQIEKRAHMGTLTTDFTMVQAGSLLTANGGYLIMEIESILMNPYVWEALKRALQNKLLHIEDVASGLGFGTSSLRPEPIPLDVKVILLGSYYLFELLQNYDSKFNKIFKVRADFDHEVEKSEDTIQKYSQFIARACKQEGLLPLTPKGVAAIVEFGEKYVAKKNKLSIRFGPIMGVLKEADYWARKHKARLVSDKHVIKAFQEYRFRYNLYEEKIHESYVDNTIMIDVEGEAVGQVNALSVYQIGDFSFGRPSRITAETYMGKQGVINIEREAKLSGKTHDKGVLILSGYLGRTFAQNYPLSLSISITFEQSYGGIDGDSASSTELYAIISSLADIPIRQGIAVTGSVNQKGKIQAIGGVNQKIEGFFEVCKSKGLTGRQGVMIPRSNVNNLMLKKEVVDTVKKGRFHIYCVETVAEGIEILTGLKAGTPDKEGIYPAKTVFGRVQEKLKKYLQRSYRLKKELEPEDDDA